A genomic segment from Thermoplasmata archaeon encodes:
- the mtnP gene encoding S-methyl-5'-thioadenosine phosphorylase, whose translation MSVAPRGTIAVIGGSGIRGIFGDGPTTTHRLATPWGAPSDAIEEGMIGGLRVLFLARHGPDHTIPPHRVNYRANVDALRALGADAILAINSVGSLSEALPPGTFVLPSQFVDFTRSRPTTFFEGGRVFHVSLADPFCPDLGAAAVRAGEEVGVPFASGKTYVCVEGPRFSTRAESSFFRTLADVIGMTLVPEVTLARERAICYVCLAMVTDFDVWAERPVAAQEIVAVMRRNAERMGRLLARLLPETAHAPTCRCARSLDDAAI comes from the coding sequence GTGAGCGTCGCGCCCCGGGGCACGATCGCCGTCATCGGCGGCTCCGGGATCCGCGGGATCTTCGGGGACGGGCCCACGACGACCCACCGCCTCGCCACCCCGTGGGGCGCCCCCAGCGATGCGATCGAGGAGGGGATGATCGGCGGTCTGCGCGTCCTCTTCCTCGCCCGCCACGGCCCCGATCACACGATCCCTCCGCACCGCGTGAACTACCGCGCGAACGTCGACGCCCTGCGGGCCCTCGGCGCCGACGCGATCCTCGCGATCAACAGCGTCGGCTCGCTGTCGGAGGCGCTCCCGCCCGGAACGTTCGTGCTGCCGAGCCAGTTCGTCGACTTCACGAGGTCGCGGCCGACCACGTTCTTCGAGGGGGGCCGGGTCTTCCACGTCTCGCTCGCCGACCCGTTCTGCCCGGACCTCGGCGCGGCCGCCGTCCGCGCCGGCGAGGAGGTCGGGGTGCCGTTCGCCTCGGGCAAGACCTACGTGTGCGTCGAGGGCCCGCGCTTCAGCACGCGGGCGGAGTCGTCGTTCTTCCGCACGCTCGCCGACGTGATCGGCATGACGCTCGTCCCCGAGGTCACGCTCGCGCGGGAGCGGGCGATCTGCTACGTCTGCCTGGCGATGGTCACCGACTTCGACGTCTGGGCGGAGCGTCCGGTCGCCGCCCAGGAGATCGTGGCGGTGATGCGCCGCAACGCCGAGAGGATGGGACGCCTCCTCGCCCGGCTGCTGCCCGAGACCGCGCACGCGCCGACGTGCCGGTGCGCCCGATCGCTCGATGACGCCGCGATCTAG
- the fsa gene encoding fructose-6-phosphate aldolase, translated as MQLFLDTASVTEIRTMWEIGILDGVTTNPSLVAKEGRRFEDVLREVCALGVPSVSAEVVATDTDGMLREGRHLRTIHPSIYVKVPMTPAGLRATKVLSSEGTRVNMTLVFSANQALLAAKVGAAYVSPFIGRLDDQGQVGMDLIREIVTIYRNYAFGTKVLVASVRHPIHVLEAAKIGADIATMPYSVMEKLVQHPLTDLGLARFLKDWEKVPKG; from the coding sequence ATGCAGCTGTTCCTCGACACGGCGAGCGTGACCGAGATCCGGACGATGTGGGAGATCGGGATCCTGGACGGGGTCACCACGAACCCGAGCCTCGTCGCGAAGGAGGGCCGCCGGTTCGAGGACGTGCTGCGCGAGGTCTGCGCGCTCGGCGTCCCGAGCGTCTCGGCCGAGGTCGTGGCCACCGACACGGACGGCATGCTCCGGGAGGGCCGCCACCTGCGGACGATCCACCCGTCGATCTACGTGAAGGTGCCGATGACGCCGGCGGGCCTGCGCGCGACCAAGGTCCTCTCGAGCGAGGGGACGCGGGTCAACATGACCCTCGTCTTCAGCGCGAACCAGGCGCTGCTGGCGGCCAAGGTCGGCGCGGCCTACGTCAGCCCGTTCATCGGGCGGCTCGACGACCAGGGCCAGGTCGGCATGGACCTGATCCGGGAGATCGTCACCATCTACCGCAACTACGCGTTCGGGACGAAGGTCCTGGTCGCGAGCGTCCGGCATCCGATCCACGTCCTCGAGGCGGCGAAGATCGGCGCCGACATCGCGACGATGCCCTATTCCGTCATGGAAAAGCTCGTCCAGCATCCGCTGACCGACCTCGGGCTCGCGCGCTTCCTCAAGGACTGGGAGAAGGTGCCGAAGGGCTGA
- a CDS encoding DNA-directed RNA polymerase subunit K, whose translation MPEQPVPAPLAAAEFTRFERARILGARALQISLGAPILIDVAPTLVDPVEIAELEFAADRIPITVRRGPRSS comes from the coding sequence TTGCCCGAGCAACCGGTACCGGCTCCCCTCGCCGCGGCCGAGTTCACTCGCTTCGAGCGCGCGCGCATCCTCGGAGCCCGTGCCCTGCAGATCTCGCTCGGGGCGCCGATCCTCATCGACGTCGCCCCGACCCTCGTCGATCCGGTCGAGATCGCCGAGCTCGAGTTCGCGGCCGACCGGATCCCGATCACCGTGCGGCGCGGACCGCGCTCGAGCTAG
- a CDS encoding transketolase C-terminal domain-containing protein, protein MSGAAKPESLRDAYGRALVELGERDPRLVVFDADLSGSTRTMLFGQKFPERFYNVGVMEPTMMSMAAGISLGGRTVYASTFAVFAAGQAYNFVRQSICYNRANVKIVATHGGLLVGADGGTHQIVEDIGLMRGLPGMTVIVPADAPTSRAATFAVAERDGPAYVRLTRENLPTVTDGTFAIGRAAELRAGTDLTIVAVGALVARGLEVAAELAQVGVSTRVLDFASVKPFDEPALLRAARDTGAILVLEEHTVLTGVGALVAATTSENYPVPVRRVGVPDVFGESGEPWALLDRYGMSRERIRDEAWELLRLRGKVQ, encoded by the coding sequence ATGAGCGGCGCCGCCAAGCCTGAGAGCCTGCGCGACGCCTACGGCAGGGCGCTCGTCGAGCTCGGCGAGCGCGATCCGAGGCTCGTCGTCTTCGATGCCGACCTCTCCGGCTCGACGCGCACGATGCTCTTCGGCCAGAAGTTTCCCGAGCGCTTCTACAACGTCGGCGTGATGGAGCCAACGATGATGAGCATGGCCGCCGGCATAAGCCTCGGCGGCCGGACGGTCTATGCGAGCACCTTCGCGGTGTTCGCCGCCGGCCAGGCCTACAACTTCGTGCGCCAGTCGATCTGCTACAACCGGGCGAACGTCAAGATCGTCGCCACCCACGGCGGCCTCCTCGTTGGCGCCGACGGCGGGACCCATCAGATCGTCGAGGACATCGGCCTCATGCGCGGCCTCCCCGGCATGACCGTGATCGTGCCCGCGGACGCGCCGACCAGCCGGGCCGCGACGTTCGCGGTCGCCGAGCGGGACGGACCAGCGTACGTACGTCTGACCCGGGAGAACCTGCCGACCGTCACCGACGGGACGTTCGCGATCGGACGCGCGGCCGAGCTGCGCGCGGGGACCGACCTCACGATCGTGGCGGTGGGCGCCCTGGTCGCGCGCGGGCTCGAGGTCGCCGCCGAGCTCGCCCAGGTCGGCGTCTCGACCCGCGTGCTCGACTTCGCCTCCGTCAAGCCGTTCGACGAGCCGGCGCTCCTGCGCGCCGCGCGCGACACCGGCGCGATCCTGGTCCTCGAGGAGCACACGGTCCTCACGGGCGTCGGGGCGCTCGTCGCCGCGACGACGTCGGAGAACTACCCGGTCCCGGTCCGCCGCGTCGGGGTCCCCGACGTCTTCGGGGAGTCCGGGGAGCCCTGGGCGCTGCTCGACCGCTACGGCATGTCCCGCGAGCGCATCCGGGACGAGGCGTGGGAGCTCCTCCGGCTGCGGGGCAAGGTACAATGA
- a CDS encoding DUF357 domain-containing protein: MSDPSLLEKYLRLTREALERVSAAPPARSFLRGASDDVLQMARAYLSDAEHFSAAGDADRALAAASYAHGWLDAGVRLGLLDGGDDDRRFTLFR, encoded by the coding sequence GTGTCGGACCCGTCGCTCCTCGAGAAGTACCTCCGGCTCACGCGCGAGGCCCTCGAGCGGGTCTCGGCCGCCCCCCCGGCCCGGTCGTTCCTGCGCGGGGCCTCCGACGACGTCCTGCAGATGGCGCGCGCCTACCTGTCCGACGCGGAGCACTTCTCGGCGGCCGGCGACGCCGACCGCGCCCTCGCGGCCGCGAGCTACGCCCACGGCTGGCTCGACGCCGGGGTGCGCCTCGGCCTCCTGGACGGAGGTGACGATGACCGACGGTTCACCCTCTTCCGGTAG